The sequence below is a genomic window from Ignavibacteriales bacterium.
TAGGACTTGCAATCAGTAAACGACTTGCAGAAATGATGGACGGAACAATGTGGGTTGAAAGCATAGAAGGCGAAGGTTCGACTTTCATATTTACGATAGTTGCTGAATCGGTTTCTTCACAATCAAAAATTTATTTGAGAGGAAGTACAAACCAGTTAAAGGGTAAAAAAATTCTTGTTGTTGATGACAATGAAACAAACAGGAAAATACTTACAGCTCAGACTGAACAATGGGGAATGAAATGTACAACTGTTCAATCACCGTCAAAAGCAATTGAAGTACTTAAAGGTGATTCTTTGTATGATGCCGCTATACTTGATTTTCAACTGCCGGAAATGGATGGAATAGAATTAACAGCAGAGATAAGAAAAATAAAAAACAGGAAGAATCTCCCGATTATTATTTTAACATCCATCGGCAAAAGAAATGTTGTTTCCGACTATGAGTATCTTAATCTCACAGCATTTCTTAGCAAACCTATAAAACACGCCCAGCTTTTTGATACTCTTCTGGATGCGGTGTCAAAAAAGGAAACAGCCTTTTTTTCAAAAACCGATCTCAAAAAAGTTGTTGACGTATCTGATCTGACAAAACTCAAAATTCTTCTTGCTGATGATAATGTGGTTAACCAGAAAGTCGGACTAAGGATTCTTGAAAAACTGGGATTTGATGCTGATGTTGTGGTTAACGGAAAAGAAGCGGTTGATGCCGCGTGTAGAAACAAGTACGATATTGTTTTTATGGACATTCAGATGCCTGAAATGAACGGCTTTGAAGCAACGAAAATGATCAGAACAAAACTCGGTGAAAACCAGCCGCCGGTTATTATCGCCATGACGGCAAACACATTGGATGACGAAAAAAATATTTTGCATAATTCAGGTATGAACGACTTTATTGGCAAACCTATCAGGACAGATGAACTTCAGAAATGCCTGATTAGGTGGGGAGATGAAATTGCCGCAGAGAAGATAAAAAATAAAGTTTCCGTTAGTAACAGGATAATTGATGAACAAAAACTTATTTACCTGCTTGATATTCAGACAAAGGATGATATGAAGTTCTTTGTCGAGCTTCTTACAAGTTATCTGCACGATCTTCCAGTACTTGTTCATGAAATAAAAATGGCAATAGCCGGCAGTGATTCAAAAAAACTTCAGTTCTTTTCTCATAAGCTTAAAGGAAGCAGTATGACTCTTGGTATAGAAATATTTGCTTCACTCGGTGAAAAAATTGAAAAGCTTGCGAAGGAAAATATTTTTAATGACGATACTCACAAATCATCGGAAGAATTATTTTCACTTCATCAGCAGATTTTTGCGGAACTATCTGAATTAAAACTGAAGTACCAGGAAAAAATAAATCAATAAGAAAGTATGCCTTTAACGAAGAAGCGGGGTATATATAACCGGAGTTTAACAGTCACAACAAAAGAATTTGCTCTGTTTAAAAAAAAGCTGATAACCCTCAGCCAGCCTGCTGCACTTAAAAAAATAAATTCTAAAATAATTTGTCAGAACCTGTTTGATGTAATTCCATTTCTTCCTGACTCTTTCGTCGATCTGCTTTTCATTGATCCGCCATATAATCTTTCAAAAACTTTTAACGGTAATACATTTAAAGAAATTTCCGCCACGCAATATGAAGAATGGATTGAAAGCTGGCTTTCACCATTGATAAGAATATTGAAGCCGGATGCCTCGGTCTATATTTGCTGCGACTGGAAATCATCGCCGTCAGTTTTTAAAGTAGCTTCAAAGTATCTGAAAGTGAGGAACAGGATTACATGGGAAAGAGAAAAAGGAAGAGGCGCAAAAGCAAACTGGAAAAACTGTTCCGAAGATATATGGTACTTTACAGCATCGGATAAATTCACATTTAATACTGATGCCGTAAAAGTAAAACGAAAAGTTCTTGCTCCATACAAAACGGAATCAGGTAAACCTAAAGACTGGGTAAAAGAAACCGATGGTGAGTTCAGAATTACACATCCGTCAAATCTGTGGACAGATATAACAGTGCCTTTCTGGTCAATGCCTGAAAACACAGTCCATCCGACACAAAAACCGGAGAAGTTATTAGCCAAGATTATTCTTGCAAGTTCAAACAAGGGTGATTTTATTTTTGATCCTTTTCTGGGTTCAGGAACAGCGGCTGTTACCGCAAAAAAACTTGGCAGAAAGTTTTCAGGGATAGAACTTGATGAAACTTTTGCATGCATATCACAAAAGAGAATTGAACTGGCTGAAAAGGATAAATCCATACAGGGTTATGAAGAGGGAGTTTTCTGGGAACGAAATAGTGTGAAGAAGAAATAATAGATTTTCAAAGTAGTATCTTAAATCTGAGATTTTTAACCGCAGAGAGCACAAAGCAGAATTCAATCCACCTTATTTTTTGCAAAGAGCGCAGAGAAAAAATGAATCAATCTTAAAATTATTTGTTCAATAAAAAAAAATTCTTCATTTTAGCAGCCCGAAAAAAAAGTTTGCCGGTTAACAGGTCGAATCTGAACCCCGTCAGGTCCGGAAGGAAGCAGCGGTAAGAGGAAAGCTTGTGTAGCCGGCTTTTTATTTTAAAAACTCTCTGCAGGAATTAAAAACTTTAAAACACCTTTCCCTGCAATCACACTGTTCGGGAATGATATTTTAGCTATTGTACCCTTTTCAAACGCGATAGATGCATTCGCATTTGAGATTAATCTTGATGTGTGCTGTGAAAGATCGGGCTGATGACCAATCATTGCAACGTTTATAAGGTTTAATGAGTTGGCAAGTATGACAACTTCTGACGTGCTGCCTCCGCTGATCAGATTATTATCAAGCATAATATCTTTTTTATAATTAAATACATCCGAGATGATACGTGCTGTCTCAACAGCTCTTACCAGTGGTGATGCAACTATCACATCAAACTGATCAATTAAACTTTGCCAGCCCTGCGCGGCGAGTTTCATTTGTTCAATACCGGCGTGAGTAAGTTTGCGGTCAAAATCTTTTCCGCTTTCAGAAATTGCCTCGGCATCGCCGTGCCTTATCAGATATAAATTCATGTCAGTTATTGTAGTTTATGGTTATGATATCAATATGTTTATGAAAATCGAAAAGATCTTTGTTTAATTCTCTGCCTGCTTCGCTGTTCATCATTTTATCCATCTCCTGCTTGTCTTTAAAAGTTACTTCACAGCAGGCATCATACTTCTGCTCAAGTAGTAGGTTGCTTTCAACTTTTCCCGATTTTATTTCATTGCCTGTAATTCGGGAAAGGTGTTTCAATATAAATTCATCGAAGTGTTTACGTACCTGTTCATCACCGCTTTTTTTAAGAAGGAAAAGTTGTTTGTACATCAGCAATCTATTGTAAATGAATTAATGACTTTTTCATACATGGTTTTATGCCTGTCGTATCCCTGCTTGGCAGCTTCAAAAATTATCAGGAATTTTTTGTTGCAGAATGAATATTCAAAATACTGCAGAAAGGTTGCCCCGTTATCTTTTCTATCAGAGTATCTCAAATTATACTCGCCTGCCTGTGTATTCTTCAAAGGCAGTAAAGAATAATTTTCGCTTGAGTCTTTTATTGCTAAAGGCGCTATGCAAAGTAGTGAAGAGGTCTGTTTATTTTTAAAAGAAGAACCAAACAATGCAGTCTTAACATTTTTTACGATTGTATATGAAGAATCTTCTACCCAGCCGGGAGTAAAAGTGATGTTGTAGTTTTTTATATCCGCATCAATAATCTTAAAGGCAGTATCATCACCCTCCAAAGTTGATTTTACAGCGGACTCATAATCACTAAAAATTTTATTGTCATAAGGGTAAGAAAGTAATTTGACTTCATTCCTTACAAAGCCGGAAAAAATATCCGAACCGCTTATATATTTTCTAAAATCTGTATCGAAAAGAAATACATCGCCTTTACCATCAAAGGATGAATATTTACTGCTTGATATAGAGGTTTTAATGCGATCATCATTTAGTTCTGTAACGGTCTGAGTGTATTCATTTTCTGGAGTTCTTAACCGTGTGTATGTCCTGAAAATTAAATTCACATTTGCTGAATCGACTTCATAAAGCGTCAGCCTGTTCAATTCAAAAATATCTTTTGATAAAAATGATTCAACAATTTTTATAAATGTTTTTTCATCAGATTTAAAAGTTGAAAGCTCAAGATAACCGTTCAGTGAACGATCGATTATCATCGCGTTCAACTGAGTATCAAATACGCCGAATACATTGTAAACTGGATTAGGGTACTCAAGAAGAATGGAATAGTTAAAACTGCCGTACCTGGATTCGGTACTATCCAAAATAAGTTTATTGAATTTTTTGTTTACGGGAAGATTAAGATTTATGAATCCTGAAAGCAGGTTATTAGCAACTGAATCACCCGAAATTGCTTTCATAACCATACTTCGTAATGATGATGAATTGACTATGATTTCATCTGTATCATTCAACTGATTACAACTGACTGCGAAAAGAAGAACTATGATTGAAACAGTTAACTTGTTCATCAATAATTTTTGTTAAGAAGTTGAACAAAATATAATAATTATTTTTGTTTTATTTCAGCAGCGTTTATATTTCACCGGAACAAAACTTAACCATTATATAAACTGATAACCTTTAACAATAAGTTTGTGAACAAAAAATTAGTATTGCTGTTTTTTATTATTGTACTTGCCTCAAACTTATTCTCCCAAACTATCCAGGTTCAGCCGGTCGCACTATCCGGAATAAATTTTCCTGTAAAAATTGTTGATCTGCCGGACACTTTATCGACTGTAAATCTTTTAATTGCAAATTCCGGAAATCAATTACAGTACAATTTGTCTGTATCACAAAATCGAATTGATACTCTAATTGCACTGCAGGAAAGTGGAAGTTACAGCCTATCTGTTAAGGAGTATCAAAAAATACATACTGACATTCAGGTTATACCTGGTATTCTAAGTATACTTCCACCAATTATCTCAATTCTCCTTGCGCTGATTTTCCGTCAGGTTGTAATATCACTTATCATAGGTATTTTTTCGGGTTCACTGCTTGTAAACAGTTATGATCCGTTCACAGGATTTTTAAGACTTGTGGATCATTACATAATAAATTCTTTAAGTGAAGTATCACATATTCAAATAGTTGTTTTCACTCTTCTCTTCGGAGGTGTGATAGGTCTTATTTCACGAAGCGGGGGAACGAGGGGAATAGCAAATGTTGTCACTCGTCTTGCAAAAACCCGAAGAAGCGGAATGCTGGCTACATGGTTAAGCGGTATATTAATTTTCTTTGATGACTACGCTAATACTCTGGTGGTTGGAAATTTAATGCGTCCTGTTACCGACAAGCTAAAAATATCACGTGAAAAATTATCATTTATTGTTGACGCAACTGCCGCTCCTGTAGCAAGTATTTTTATCGTTAGTTCGTGGATAGGATATGAAATAGGATTAATTCAGGATGGATTAACTTCGATAGGTTCGGCGGAAAATGCTTATACAGTTTTTATTCAGACATTGCCTTACAGATTCTATCCCATAGTGATGCTGTTGTTTGTATTTATTTCGGCATATATGCAGAGAGATTTCGGTCCAATGCTGAAAGCTGAAAGGAGATCTTTGATGGATGAAAACTTAAAGAATGAGGATTCAAAACAATCAAAAGATCTGACTGAGAGTTCAGTGATGTTCGGTAATGAAGATAAAGCAAAATGGTATAACGGAATTGTTCCGATTCTTGTGATCATTGTTGGAACAATATTAGGGCTTTATTTTACCGGTATAGCTTCCCTGGAAGAGCAGGGAATACGTGATTATGGTTTAAGGGAAATAATAGGCAGTTCGGATTCATACAAGTCATTGTTGTGGTCCGGATTTGGTGCCTGTGTCATCGTGGCTTTAATGATTCTGGCTCAAAGGATAATGAGTCTTACTGAAGTTGTTGATGCTTGGTTCCTGGGAATACGATCGATGCTTCTTGCAGTAATAATTCTAACACTTGCATGGTCAATTGGTGCTATAACCCAGGAGATAAAAACTGCGGATTATATTATCAGCATTATAAGTGATTCAGTAAATCCGAGAATGCTGCCCGTACTTGTTTTTCTTGTTTGTGCGTTAACGAGTTTTGCGACAGGAACAAGCTGGGGTACTATGGCTATAATGATGCCCATCGTGATCCCGCTTGCTGACACTTCATCTTCGTTAAATAACTATGGGTTGGAAGATCAGACAATTATCCTTCATGGGGTAATAAGTTCTGTTCTGGCAGGCACTGTATTTGGCGATCACTGCTCACCTATTTCAGATACGACAATTCTCAGTTCAATGGCATCTTCATGTGACCACATTGAGCATGTAAGAACGCAGCTTCCTTATGCAATTTTAATCGGAATATTAGGAATGTTAATTGGAGATATTCCAACAGCTTATGGAGTATCACCTTATGTATCTCTTGCCGTTATGGTTGTTGCAGTGGTTGGGATTTTATTTGTATTTGGTAAAACTGTAAATCCGGAAAAAAGAACTCATTGATCCGGTTCTTGATTCTTCTCAGTATTAAAATAATCTGTCAGCAGTCCCATTTTCTTAGCACCGAGAACTTCTACTAATTTTTCTCGGGGAGCATTTTTGACTCCTTCAACACTTCCAAACTCTTTCAATAATAAATTGACAGTTGATGCTCCAAATCCTTTAATATCCATCAACTCGGATTTGATTGTTCGTTCGCTTCTTTTTTTTCTATGAAAAGTAATTGCAAATCTGTGTGCTTCATCCCTAACCTGCTGAAGCAGTTTTAATCCTGATGAAGTTTTAGGAATTGATTCCGGTTCGGATTTCCCTGGAAAGAAAACTTCTTCGAGTCGCTTTGCGAGCCCGATTATCTGGTATTCAGAAATAGCCAATGAATTTAGAATATCAACTGCACTTGACAACTGACCTTTTCCTCCATCAACCATGATAAGATCAGGCAATGGTTCATTTTCTGACAAGAGTCTTGTATATCTTCGCATTATAACTTCGCGCATACTTGAAAAATCATCCGGACCTTCAACTGATTTAATAATAAATTTCCGATACAGATTCTTTTTTGGTTTTCCATCAACAAAAACCACCATACTTGCAACTGTATCTGTACCCTGCAAATTTGAAATATCAAAACATTCTATTTTCCTTGGGAGATTTTTTAATCTTAAATCACGTTGTAAAGCTGAAAGGCTGTAAGGTACGTTGCCCTGGTTTTTCATTTTCTGTAATTGTACTTCTCTTAACTGATATAATGCATTCTCCTTACACATTTTTAATAATGATTTTAACTGCCCGCGCTGAGGATAATGTAATTTTATTTTTTTACCGGATATTTTTGAAAGCCACAATGTTAATTCGTCTGCATCCGGCGGTTCAATCTCCAGAACAATTTCTCTCGGAACTTCAGTATGATCGTTGTAATAATATTTCAAAGCAGCGGAATAAATCTCGGCAGGTTCTTCGCTTTCAGTAATGCTCATACGCAGTTGTTTTTTCCCGACTAATTTTCCATTGCGAATGTTAAACACAGAGCAGGAGGAATCTTTACCTTCGTACGCTGCTGCAAT
It includes:
- a CDS encoding site-specific DNA-methyltransferase encodes the protein MPLTKKRGIYNRSLTVTTKEFALFKKKLITLSQPAALKKINSKIICQNLFDVIPFLPDSFVDLLFIDPPYNLSKTFNGNTFKEISATQYEEWIESWLSPLIRILKPDASVYICCDWKSSPSVFKVASKYLKVRNRITWEREKGRGAKANWKNCSEDIWYFTASDKFTFNTDAVKVKRKVLAPYKTESGKPKDWVKETDGEFRITHPSNLWTDITVPFWSMPENTVHPTQKPEKLLAKIILASSNKGDFIFDPFLGSGTAAVTAKKLGRKFSGIELDETFACISQKRIELAEKDKSIQGYEEGVFWERNSVKKK
- the sixA gene encoding phosphohistidine phosphatase SixA, with translation MNLYLIRHGDAEAISESGKDFDRKLTHAGIEQMKLAAQGWQSLIDQFDVIVASPLVRAVETARIISDVFNYKKDIMLDNNLISGGSTSEVVILANSLNLINVAMIGHQPDLSQHTSRLISNANASIAFEKGTIAKISFPNSVIAGKGVLKFLIPAESF
- a CDS encoding Na+/H+ antiporter NhaC family protein; its protein translation is MNKKLVLLFFIIVLASNLFSQTIQVQPVALSGINFPVKIVDLPDTLSTVNLLIANSGNQLQYNLSVSQNRIDTLIALQESGSYSLSVKEYQKIHTDIQVIPGILSILPPIISILLALIFRQVVISLIIGIFSGSLLVNSYDPFTGFLRLVDHYIINSLSEVSHIQIVVFTLLFGGVIGLISRSGGTRGIANVVTRLAKTRRSGMLATWLSGILIFFDDYANTLVVGNLMRPVTDKLKISREKLSFIVDATAAPVASIFIVSSWIGYEIGLIQDGLTSIGSAENAYTVFIQTLPYRFYPIVMLLFVFISAYMQRDFGPMLKAERRSLMDENLKNEDSKQSKDLTESSVMFGNEDKAKWYNGIVPILVIIVGTILGLYFTGIASLEEQGIRDYGLREIIGSSDSYKSLLWSGFGACVIVALMILAQRIMSLTEVVDAWFLGIRSMLLAVIILTLAWSIGAITQEIKTADYIISIISDSVNPRMLPVLVFLVCALTSFATGTSWGTMAIMMPIVIPLADTSSSLNNYGLEDQTIILHGVISSVLAGTVFGDHCSPISDTTILSSMASSCDHIEHVRTQLPYAILIGILGMLIGDIPTAYGVSPYVSLAVMVVAVVGILFVFGKTVNPEKRTH
- a CDS encoding excinuclease ABC subunit C gives rise to the protein MNSELESKLANLPDNPGVYQFLNERGKVIYVGKAKNLKKRVKSYFNKQTDSPKTAALVEKISDVELIVTDDEVEALVLENNLIKEYKPRYNVNLKDDKSFPYIRITNEPYPRIFPTRRVVRDGSKFFGPYTDVKSMKTSLRTINQIFKVRSCKLNITQESIDKKKFKVCLDYHIKKCDGPCEGFVSESEYGEMVSEVTKVLRGRTDDLIKSLDEKMQQASVELEFEKAAELRDRISQLQVISSKQKIVSDDFEDRDIIAAAYEGKDSSCSVFNIRNGKLVGKKQLRMSITESEEPAEIYSAALKYYYNDHTEVPREIVLEIEPPDADELTLWLSKISGKKIKLHYPQRGQLKSLLKMCKENALYQLREVQLQKMKNQGNVPYSLSALQRDLRLKNLPRKIECFDISNLQGTDTVASMVVFVDGKPKKNLYRKFIIKSVEGPDDFSSMREVIMRRYTRLLSENEPLPDLIMVDGGKGQLSSAVDILNSLAISEYQIIGLAKRLEEVFFPGKSEPESIPKTSSGLKLLQQVRDEAHRFAITFHRKKRSERTIKSELMDIKGFGASTVNLLLKEFGSVEGVKNAPREKLVEVLGAKKMGLLTDYFNTEKNQEPDQ